A single region of the Rathayibacter rathayi genome encodes:
- a CDS encoding sterol carrier family protein: MAKGRIDEASGQSAVRAALAVGADRDTTATAVRFLLQIIETNVPGRSVEVRVPPFGAAQCVEGPGHTRGTPPNVIEMDAATWLPLATGSLPWSEGLASGRIHASGVRADLTPFLPILWVGDTAAS, translated from the coding sequence ATGGCCAAGGGCAGGATCGACGAGGCGAGCGGGCAATCCGCGGTGCGGGCGGCGCTCGCCGTCGGGGCGGATCGGGACACGACGGCGACCGCGGTGCGCTTCCTCCTGCAGATCATCGAGACGAACGTCCCCGGGCGCAGCGTCGAGGTGCGGGTGCCGCCGTTCGGCGCCGCGCAGTGCGTCGAGGGCCCCGGCCACACCCGCGGCACTCCGCCGAACGTGATCGAGATGGATGCGGCGACGTGGCTGCCGCTCGCGACCGGCTCCCTCCCGTGGAGCGAGGGCCTGGCGAGCGGGCGGATCCACGCGTCCGGTGTGCGCGCGGACCTGACGCCGTTCCTCCCGATCCTGTGGGTGGGCGACACAGCGGCGAGTTAA
- the purD gene encoding phosphoribosylamine--glycine ligase, with amino-acid sequence MKILVLGSGAREHAIITALLAEEESHEIIAAPGNAGIARDVEVIHFDTNSPRLVTDFAVEQGVELVVIGPEAPLVAGVADALRQRHIPTFGPDRAAAALEGSKTFAKRVMDMARVPTGRATRVSTLVDAVRVIDEYGLPSVVKADGLAAGKGVLVTQSRSAAIAHAEFWLQSGDVLIEEFLAGQEVSLFLLSDGHDVVPLSPAQDFKRLGDGDEGPNTGGMGAYSPLPWLADRWESERAFVDEVIDTVAIPTIRQLQRERTPFVGLLYCGLIVTDAGLRVIEFNARFGDPETQVVLPRLASPLSALLHAAATGALASVPWPAFTDEVAVTVVLASEGYPENAVTGRTITGLDAAAEVPGVTIAHAATQLVDGRFVATGGRVLNVVARGADFAQARERAYRALDLIHLDGGIYRRDIALRVAQ; translated from the coding sequence GTGAAGATCCTCGTCCTCGGTTCCGGTGCCCGCGAGCACGCCATCATCACAGCCCTCCTCGCGGAGGAGGAGAGCCACGAGATCATCGCCGCGCCCGGTAATGCGGGCATCGCGCGGGACGTCGAGGTCATTCACTTCGACACGAACAGCCCCCGCCTCGTCACCGACTTCGCCGTCGAACAGGGCGTCGAACTCGTCGTGATCGGCCCGGAGGCACCGCTGGTCGCGGGAGTCGCCGACGCCCTCCGCCAGCGCCACATCCCGACCTTCGGACCCGACCGGGCCGCCGCCGCCCTTGAAGGCTCGAAGACCTTCGCCAAGCGTGTGATGGACATGGCCCGCGTCCCCACCGGCCGCGCCACCCGCGTCTCGACCCTGGTCGATGCGGTCCGCGTGATCGACGAGTACGGACTCCCCTCGGTCGTGAAGGCCGACGGTCTCGCCGCGGGCAAGGGTGTCCTCGTAACGCAGTCGCGCAGCGCCGCGATCGCGCACGCCGAGTTCTGGTTGCAGTCCGGCGACGTCCTGATCGAGGAGTTCCTCGCCGGCCAGGAGGTCTCGCTCTTCCTCCTCTCCGACGGGCACGACGTTGTCCCTCTTTCGCCCGCCCAGGACTTCAAGCGCCTCGGCGACGGCGACGAAGGCCCGAACACCGGCGGCATGGGCGCCTACTCGCCGCTGCCCTGGCTCGCCGACCGCTGGGAGAGCGAGCGAGCCTTCGTCGATGAGGTGATCGACACGGTCGCCATCCCGACCATCCGCCAGCTCCAGCGCGAGCGCACCCCCTTCGTCGGACTCCTCTACTGCGGTCTCATCGTCACTGACGCGGGCCTGCGCGTGATCGAGTTCAACGCCCGATTCGGCGACCCAGAGACCCAGGTCGTCCTTCCTCGCCTCGCCTCGCCGCTGTCGGCATTGCTGCACGCGGCGGCCACCGGCGCCCTCGCGTCGGTCCCCTGGCCCGCGTTCACCGACGAGGTAGCCGTCACCGTCGTCCTCGCGAGCGAGGGCTACCCCGAGAACGCCGTCACCGGACGCACGATCACCGGGCTGGACGCGGCCGCGGAGGTCCCCGGCGTCACCATCGCCCACGCCGCGACCCAACTGGTCGACGGCCGCTTCGTCGCGACCGGCGGCCGAGTGCTGAACGTGGTGGCTCGCGGTGCGGACTTCGCGCAGGCACGGGAGCGGGCCTACCGCGCACTCGATTTGATCCACCTCGACGGCGGGATCTACCGACGCGACATCGCTCTGAGGGTCGCGCAGTAG
- a CDS encoding epimerase: MSSTDRPVVVLAGASGFLGTDLAHRFTADGWTARRIGRSGPDARWGDTAGITRVLDGARLLVNLAGKSVDCRYTAANRAEILRSRVATTAELHRAVAAAPTPPPVWMNASTATIYRHEEERANTEGEGVLGEGFSVDVARAWESEFFAGETSGVRRLALRMTIVLGDGPATAILLRLARLGLGGPQFDGPWPSTRSRREAGVHHEYRRTLGRQHFSWIHVEDVYRAVRFLETSDLEGPVNLAAPNPSDNIELSRLLRSAVGRRIGMPAPRFVLEPATFLLRTEPELLLKSRWVVPARLEEAGFRFAHPRLAEALRTLV, translated from the coding sequence ATGAGCAGCACCGACCGGCCCGTCGTCGTCCTCGCCGGAGCGAGCGGGTTCCTCGGGACCGACCTCGCTCACCGCTTCACGGCCGACGGTTGGACGGCGCGGCGGATCGGCCGCTCCGGGCCCGATGCGCGCTGGGGCGACACCGCCGGCATCACCCGCGTTCTCGACGGCGCTCGGCTCCTGGTCAACCTCGCCGGCAAAAGCGTCGACTGCCGTTACACCGCCGCGAACCGCGCCGAGATCCTCCGCTCTCGGGTAGCGACCACCGCCGAGCTGCACCGCGCGGTCGCCGCCGCGCCGACGCCTCCGCCAGTCTGGATGAACGCGAGCACCGCCACGATCTACCGGCACGAGGAGGAGCGGGCGAACACCGAGGGCGAGGGCGTGCTCGGCGAGGGCTTCTCGGTCGACGTCGCACGGGCCTGGGAGTCGGAGTTCTTCGCGGGCGAGACGTCCGGCGTCCGGCGCCTCGCACTGCGGATGACCATCGTGCTCGGCGACGGACCGGCGACGGCGATCCTGCTGCGGCTGGCGCGGCTCGGGCTCGGCGGTCCACAGTTCGACGGGCCGTGGCCCTCGACGCGCTCCCGGCGTGAGGCCGGCGTGCACCACGAGTACCGGCGCACCCTCGGCCGTCAGCACTTCAGCTGGATCCACGTCGAGGACGTGTACCGCGCGGTCCGCTTCCTCGAGACCTCCGATCTGGAGGGGCCGGTGAATCTCGCAGCCCCGAACCCGAGCGACAACATCGAACTCTCGCGACTGCTCCGGTCGGCCGTCGGCCGCCGGATCGGCATGCCCGCGCCCCGCTTCGTCCTCGAGCCCGCGACTTTCCTCCTCCGCACTGAGCCTGAGCTGCTGCTGAAGAGCCGCTGGGTCGTCCCCGCCCGCCTCGAGGAGGCCGGCTTCAGGTTCGCCCATCCCCGGCTCGCCGAGGCCCTCCGCACCCTGGTCTAA
- a CDS encoding SDR family oxidoreductase, with protein MTPESPEQTPPGTEAELTPKADHGETSYTGNGRLRGKVALVTGADSGIGKAVAIAFAREGADIAISYLDEHDDAEDTATWVREAGREALLLPGDLQDPAHCRSVVAETVERFGHLEVLVSNAAFQMSREGVTDIPDEEWDRTLATNISAYFHLVKSALPHLKEGASIIATSSVQSDQPSYQLLPYAATKSAILSLTASFAQALGEKGIRANSVAPGPIWTPLIPSTMPQEAVAEFGEQVPLGRPGQPAEVAPAYVLLASDEASYISGSTIAVTGGKPIL; from the coding sequence ATGACTCCGGAGTCCCCCGAGCAGACACCGCCCGGCACCGAGGCCGAGCTGACGCCGAAGGCCGACCACGGCGAGACGAGTTACACCGGCAACGGTCGTCTCCGCGGGAAGGTCGCCCTCGTCACGGGCGCCGACAGCGGCATCGGCAAAGCCGTCGCGATCGCGTTCGCGCGCGAGGGCGCCGACATCGCGATCTCGTACCTCGACGAGCACGACGACGCCGAGGACACCGCGACCTGGGTCCGGGAGGCGGGCCGCGAGGCGCTGCTGCTCCCCGGCGACCTGCAGGACCCGGCGCACTGCCGCTCCGTCGTCGCCGAGACCGTCGAGCGCTTCGGCCACCTCGAGGTGCTCGTCAGCAACGCCGCCTTCCAGATGAGCCGCGAGGGCGTCACCGACATCCCGGACGAGGAGTGGGACCGCACGCTCGCGACCAACATCAGTGCCTACTTCCACCTCGTGAAGTCGGCGCTCCCGCACCTGAAGGAGGGCGCCTCGATCATTGCGACGAGCTCGGTGCAGTCCGACCAGCCGTCATACCAGCTGCTGCCGTACGCCGCCACGAAATCGGCCATCCTCAGCCTCACCGCCTCGTTCGCGCAGGCACTCGGAGAGAAGGGCATCCGCGCCAATTCCGTCGCACCGGGACCGATCTGGACGCCGCTCATCCCCTCGACGATGCCGCAGGAGGCGGTCGCCGAGTTCGGCGAGCAGGTCCCGCTAGGCCGCCCCGGCCAGCCGGCCGAGGTCGCTCCCGCGTACGTCCTC